Proteins co-encoded in one Brassica rapa cultivar Chiifu-401-42 chromosome A02, CAAS_Brap_v3.01, whole genome shotgun sequence genomic window:
- the LOC103854246 gene encoding ATP-dependent RNA helicase DEAH13 isoform X6, with product MQLSKAGVLSDEPVKENDDSDSFMDDEPTTPENHLPTLQTDSEQLTHANEVMISAEEFLYEAGFGSKQVSSRSGVIGITQPRRVAVLATAKRVAHELGVRLGQEVGFQVRYDKKIGENSAIKFMTDGILVREIKDDLLLKRYSVIILDEAHERSLNTDILIGMLTRSIKMRQELYRDQQKHLQNGGTIASKDVIWPLKLILMSATLRVEDFVSGQRLFPKPPPVIEVPTRQYPVTIHFSKRTDEFNYMGEAYKKVMSIHKKLPQGGILVFVTGQREVENLCEKLRKSSKELVAQAARRDASEKEKKLEDDADGSFGGVDMKEIAEAFDDASNTQDYKFNSFGEDPYETGNGEHDDFDEENMYESDEESDWETIDDDGGLASSLEEDGKKVDALRAAFKALADKKGSESTETTTTSTEAEEEEEKKPFTPGKLRVLPLYAMLSPDAQLRVFAEVEEGERLVVVATNVAETSLTIPGIKYVVDTGRAKAKSYDIKTGMDAYEVDWISQASASQRAGRAGRTGPGHCYRLYSSTVFSNTFEESSPPEITRVPIDGVVLQLKSMNIPKVENFPFPTPPEPSSIKQSERCLKALEALDSDGRLTQLGNAMSNYPMSPRHSRMLLTVIQMLKEATNYSRANLVLAYAVAAAAALSLENPLIMQFGEEKQNEDHEDDKQRKKDRKDKIKAARDRFSNPSSDALTVAYVLHSYEVAEDGPGLFCETNGLNMKTMNEMSKLKADLLRLVFRSSETENLYKWTHGTIQDVEESWRNAASSKTPLLQKEEELLGEAICAGWADRVARKTKSTQYQACAVQEEPVYLHRWSSLINSAPELLVYSELLRTNKPYMHGATRVKPEWLVKHAKSLCVFSTPLKDPKPYYSRELDRVFCWVVPSFGPHLWELPAHSEAISDDMYRAAVFGYALLRGEVLPCLKSARALMAGKPETLLEREGWGLERVGSLLKALNEKKIDSLGSLRKRWEQNPNVLYPEIEAWFQKKCRHHVKELWQRMLQEAKVNVPGKLKRSSVIPIERSDEKLKRPRAKVCFE from the exons ATGCAACTATCTAAAGCTGGTGTTTTGTCTGATGAACCTGTCAAGGAAAATGACGACTCTGATTCTTTTATGGACGATGAGCCTACCACACCTGAAAACCATCTCCCGACTCTTCAAACTGACTCTGAGCAACTTACTCATGCCAATGAAGTGATGATCTCTGCTGAAGAG TTCCTCTATGAAGCTGGTTTTGGTTCAAAGCAAGTCAGTTCTCGGAGCGGGGTTATCGGTATTACACAGCCACGTCGTGTGGCTGTCCTCGCCACTGCCAAGAGGGTGGCTCATGAGCTTGGTGTTCGTCTCGGTCAAGAAGTTGGGTTTCAAGTTAGGTACGACAAAAAGATTGGCGAGAACTCAGCTATCAAGTTTATGACCGATGGGATTCTAGTCCGTGAAATTaag GACGATCTCTTACTGAAGCGTTACTCGGTGATCATTCTCGATGAAGCTCATGAAAGAAGCTTGAACACAGACATTCTAATTGGGATGCTCACTCGCTCCATCAAAATGCGACAGGAACTCTACAGGGATCAACAGAAGCATCTACAAAATGGAGGCACAATAGCATCAAAAGACGTTATCTGGCCGCTTAAACTTATATTGATGAGTGCAACTCTGCGAGTAGAAGATTTCGTATCGGGGCAAAGGTTGTTCCCGAAGCCACCTCCGGTAATAGAGGTTCCCACTCGACAGTACCCGGTGACTATACATTTCTCCAAGAGGACCGACGAGTTTAATTATATGGGTGAAGCTTATAAGAAAGTGATGTCGATTCACAAAAAGCTACCACAAGGAGGGATACTTGTGTTTGTGACGGGACAGAGAGAAGTTGAGAATCTGTGCGAGAAGTTGCGTAAGTCTTCAAAGGAGCTTGTTGCTCAAGCTGCTAGAAGAGATGCGtctgagaaggagaagaaactgGAAGATGATGCTGATGGTTCGTTTGGTGGTGTTGACATGAAGGAGATTGCTGAAGCATTTGATGATGCCTCCAACACTCAAGACTACAAGTTTAACTCGTTTGGAGAAGATCCTTATGAAACTGGTAATGGTGAACATGATGATTTTGATGAAGAAAACATGTATGAGTCTGATGAAGAAAGCGACTGGGAAACAATTGATGACGACGGCGGCCTTGCGAGTTCACTTGAAGAAGATGGGAAGAAGGTTGATGCTCTTCGTGCAGCGTTTAAAGCTTTGGCGGACAAAAAAGGATCTGAATCTACTGAGACAACAACAACGTCCACTGAagcagaggaggaggaggagaagaaaccATTTACTCCAGGGAAGCTACGTGTTCTTCCACTATATGCGATGCTCTCTCCAGATGCACAGCTCCGAGTGTTTGCGGAAGTTGAGGAAGGAGAAAGACTTGTGGTTGTGGCAACTAACGTAGCGGAGACTTCTCTAACCATTCCGGGGATAAAGTATGTGGTTGATACTGGCCGTGCCAAGGCCAAGAGCTACGATATCAAGACTGGTATGGATGCATATGAGGTTGATTGGATTAGTCAAGCTTCGGCTAGTCAACGAGCTGGAAGAGCTGGACGAACCGGACCTGGCCACTGTTACCGTCTCTACTCATCTACTGTTTTTAGCAACACGTTTGAGGAATCATCCCCTCCTGAAATCACCAGAGTTCCTATCGATGGAGTCGTTCTTCAATTGAAGTCTATGAACATTCCAAAG GTTGAGAACTTTCCGTTTCCGACACCGCCTGAGCCATCATCTATAAAACAGTCAGAAAGATGCTTAAAGGCTTTAGAGGCTCTGGACAGCGACGGGAGGCTAACACAGCTAGGGAATGCTATGTCTAACTATCCCATGAGTCCGCGTCACTCGAGAATGCTTCTCACAGTCATCCAAATGCTGAAAGAGGCAACTAACTACTCCCGGGCGAATCTCGTCCTTGCGTACGCGGTTGCAGCAGCAGCAGCGTTGAGTTTAGAGAACCCATTGATAATGCAGTTtggagaagagaaacaaaacgAGGATCATGAAGATGATAAGCAACGGAAAAAGGATCGAAAAGATAAAATCAAAGCTGCTCGCGACAGATTCTCCAACCCGAGCAGCGACGCTTTGACCGTAGCTTACGTGTTGCATTCCTATGAGGTCGCGGAGGATGGCCCGGGCCTCTTCTGCGAGACCAACGGCTTGAATATGAAGACTATGAACGAGATGTCTAAGCTCAAAGCTGATCTTCTGCGACTTGTTTTCAGATCCTCCGAAACTGAGAACCTTTACAAATGGACTCATGGGACTATACAAGACGTGGAGGAGTCATGGAGAAACGCGGCATCATCGAAAACTCCGCTTTTGCAGAAGGAAGAAGAGCTCTTGGGAGAAGCCATATGCGCTGGATGGGCAGACCGTGTAGCCAGAAAGACTAAATCCACACAGTACCAAGCGTGTGCGGTTCAAGAAGAGCCTGTTTACTTGCACCGCTGGTCTTCTCTCATAAACTCTGCACCAGAGTTACTAGTCTACAGCGAGCTCCTACGAACCAACAAACCGTACATGCACGGAGCGACGCGGGTGAAGCCGGAGTGGCTGGTGAAACACGCAAAGTCTCTGTGTGTGTTCTCCACGCCGCTCAAGGACCCGAAACCGTATTACTCGAGGGAGCTGGACAGAGTTTTCTGCTGGGTGGTTCCTAGCTTCGGTCCTCATCTTTGGGAGCTTCCGGCTCACAGCGAGGCAATAAGTGATGATATGTACAGAGCAGCAGTTTTTGGATATGCGTTGCTTCGAGGAGAGGTGCTGCCTTGTTTGAAAAGCGCTAGGGCGTTGATGGCTGGAAAGCCTGAAACGCTGTTGGAAAGAGAAGGTTGGGGTTTAGAGAGAGTTGGGAGTTTGTTGAAAGCGTTGAATgagaagaagattgatagtTTGGGGAGTTTGAGAAAGAGATGGGAACAGAATCCGAATGTGCTGTACCCTGAGATTGAAGCTTGGTTTCAGAAGAAGTGTCGTCATCATGTTAAAGAGCTTTGGCAGAGAATGCTGCAGGAGGCTAAGGTGAACGTTCCTGGGAAGTTGAAGAGGTCGTCAGTCATCCCTATTGAACGTTCTGATGAAAAGTTGAAGAGGCCAAGGGCTAAAGTCTGTTTTGAATAA
- the LOC103854246 gene encoding ATP-dependent RNA helicase DEAH13 isoform X2, whose translation MKGEDSNLDIMPPRKKKNTGPNKMSDKLNLKKTTLSKSQKRKLKKIEEEKERELLSAKTAELLDKYKISEDVSLLLQSSKAIGRSDTKLEKRRRPMQLSKAGVLSDEPVKENDDSDSFMDDEPTTPENHLPTLQTDSEQLTHANEVMISAEEVHEEDETKVREEDETMFKNLQTTRRDDDDEEEGLQRMDESEDVTLKGPAFVVHVSRPAEVEETRKELPIIMMEQEIMEAINYHPTVIISGKTGCGKTTQVPQPRRVAVLATAKRVAHELGVRLGQEVGFQVRYDKKIGENSAIKFMTDGILVREIKDDLLLKRYSVIILDEAHERSLNTDILIGMLTRSIKMRQELYRDQQKHLQNGGTIASKDVIWPLKLILMSATLRVEDFVSGQRLFPKPPPVIEVPTRQYPVTIHFSKRTDEFNYMGEAYKKVMSIHKKLPQGGILVFVTGQREVENLCEKLRKSSKELVAQAARRDASEKEKKLEDDADGSFGGVDMKEIAEAFDDASNTQDYKFNSFGEDPYETGNGEHDDFDEENMYESDEESDWETIDDDGGLASSLEEDGKKVDALRAAFKALADKKGSESTETTTTSTEAEEEEEKKPFTPGKLRVLPLYAMLSPDAQLRVFAEVEEGERLVVVATNVAETSLTIPGIKYVVDTGRAKAKSYDIKTGMDAYEVDWISQASASQRAGRAGRTGPGHCYRLYSSTVFSNTFEESSPPEITRVPIDGVVLQLKSMNIPKVENFPFPTPPEPSSIKQSERCLKALEALDSDGRLTQLGNAMSNYPMSPRHSRMLLTVIQMLKEATNYSRANLVLAYAVAAAAALSLENPLIMQFGEEKQNEDHEDDKQRKKDRKDKIKAARDRFSNPSSDALTVAYVLHSYEVAEDGPGLFCETNGLNMKTMNEMSKLKADLLRLVFRSSETENLYKWTHGTIQDVEESWRNAASSKTPLLQKEEELLGEAICAGWADRVARKTKSTQYQACAVQEEPVYLHRWSSLINSAPELLVYSELLRTNKPYMHGATRVKPEWLVKHAKSLCVFSTPLKDPKPYYSRELDRVFCWVVPSFGPHLWELPAHSEAISDDMYRAAVFGYALLRGEVLPCLKSARALMAGKPETLLEREGWGLERVGSLLKALNEKKIDSLGSLRKRWEQNPNVLYPEIEAWFQKKCRHHVKELWQRMLQEAKVNVPGKLKRSSVIPIERSDEKLKRPRAKVCFE comes from the exons ATGAAGGGAGAAGATTCCAATTTAGATATAATGCCtccaaggaagaagaagaacacaGGACCCAACAAG ATGAGTGATAAGCTCAATTTAAAGAAGACGACTTTGAGCAAATCTCAGAAACGTAAGCTGAAGAAAATTGAggaagagaaggagagagagctcCTCTCTGCCAAAACCGCAGAGTTGTTAGA CAAGTATAAAATATCTGAGGATGTGTCTTTGCTTTTACAATCTTCAAAAGCTATTGGAAGA TCTGATACGAAGCTGGAGAAACGTAGGAGACCAATGCAACTATCTAAAGCTGGTGTTTTGTCTGATGAACCTGTCAAGGAAAATGACGACTCTGATTCTTTTATGGACGATGAGCCTACCACACCTGAAAACCATCTCCCGACTCTTCAAACTGACTCTGAGCAACTTACTCATGCCAATGAAGTGATGATCTCTGCTGAAGAGGTccatgaagaagatgaaactaAGGTCCGTGAAGAAGATGAGACTATGTTTAAGAATCTACAGACAACTCGacgtgatgatgatgatgaggaggaaGGCTTACAAAGAATG GATGAGAGTGAAGATGTAACTCTAAAAGGACCTGCGTTTGTAGTTCATGTTTCAAGACCAGCTGAAGTTGAAGAGACCAGGAAGGAACTTCCTATAATAATGATGGAGCAGGAGATCATGGAGGCTATTAATTATCACCCCACCGTTATTATTTCTGGAAAGACCGGTTGTGGTAAAACCACTCAAGTTCCTCAG CCACGTCGTGTGGCTGTCCTCGCCACTGCCAAGAGGGTGGCTCATGAGCTTGGTGTTCGTCTCGGTCAAGAAGTTGGGTTTCAAGTTAGGTACGACAAAAAGATTGGCGAGAACTCAGCTATCAAGTTTATGACCGATGGGATTCTAGTCCGTGAAATTaag GACGATCTCTTACTGAAGCGTTACTCGGTGATCATTCTCGATGAAGCTCATGAAAGAAGCTTGAACACAGACATTCTAATTGGGATGCTCACTCGCTCCATCAAAATGCGACAGGAACTCTACAGGGATCAACAGAAGCATCTACAAAATGGAGGCACAATAGCATCAAAAGACGTTATCTGGCCGCTTAAACTTATATTGATGAGTGCAACTCTGCGAGTAGAAGATTTCGTATCGGGGCAAAGGTTGTTCCCGAAGCCACCTCCGGTAATAGAGGTTCCCACTCGACAGTACCCGGTGACTATACATTTCTCCAAGAGGACCGACGAGTTTAATTATATGGGTGAAGCTTATAAGAAAGTGATGTCGATTCACAAAAAGCTACCACAAGGAGGGATACTTGTGTTTGTGACGGGACAGAGAGAAGTTGAGAATCTGTGCGAGAAGTTGCGTAAGTCTTCAAAGGAGCTTGTTGCTCAAGCTGCTAGAAGAGATGCGtctgagaaggagaagaaactgGAAGATGATGCTGATGGTTCGTTTGGTGGTGTTGACATGAAGGAGATTGCTGAAGCATTTGATGATGCCTCCAACACTCAAGACTACAAGTTTAACTCGTTTGGAGAAGATCCTTATGAAACTGGTAATGGTGAACATGATGATTTTGATGAAGAAAACATGTATGAGTCTGATGAAGAAAGCGACTGGGAAACAATTGATGACGACGGCGGCCTTGCGAGTTCACTTGAAGAAGATGGGAAGAAGGTTGATGCTCTTCGTGCAGCGTTTAAAGCTTTGGCGGACAAAAAAGGATCTGAATCTACTGAGACAACAACAACGTCCACTGAagcagaggaggaggaggagaagaaaccATTTACTCCAGGGAAGCTACGTGTTCTTCCACTATATGCGATGCTCTCTCCAGATGCACAGCTCCGAGTGTTTGCGGAAGTTGAGGAAGGAGAAAGACTTGTGGTTGTGGCAACTAACGTAGCGGAGACTTCTCTAACCATTCCGGGGATAAAGTATGTGGTTGATACTGGCCGTGCCAAGGCCAAGAGCTACGATATCAAGACTGGTATGGATGCATATGAGGTTGATTGGATTAGTCAAGCTTCGGCTAGTCAACGAGCTGGAAGAGCTGGACGAACCGGACCTGGCCACTGTTACCGTCTCTACTCATCTACTGTTTTTAGCAACACGTTTGAGGAATCATCCCCTCCTGAAATCACCAGAGTTCCTATCGATGGAGTCGTTCTTCAATTGAAGTCTATGAACATTCCAAAG GTTGAGAACTTTCCGTTTCCGACACCGCCTGAGCCATCATCTATAAAACAGTCAGAAAGATGCTTAAAGGCTTTAGAGGCTCTGGACAGCGACGGGAGGCTAACACAGCTAGGGAATGCTATGTCTAACTATCCCATGAGTCCGCGTCACTCGAGAATGCTTCTCACAGTCATCCAAATGCTGAAAGAGGCAACTAACTACTCCCGGGCGAATCTCGTCCTTGCGTACGCGGTTGCAGCAGCAGCAGCGTTGAGTTTAGAGAACCCATTGATAATGCAGTTtggagaagagaaacaaaacgAGGATCATGAAGATGATAAGCAACGGAAAAAGGATCGAAAAGATAAAATCAAAGCTGCTCGCGACAGATTCTCCAACCCGAGCAGCGACGCTTTGACCGTAGCTTACGTGTTGCATTCCTATGAGGTCGCGGAGGATGGCCCGGGCCTCTTCTGCGAGACCAACGGCTTGAATATGAAGACTATGAACGAGATGTCTAAGCTCAAAGCTGATCTTCTGCGACTTGTTTTCAGATCCTCCGAAACTGAGAACCTTTACAAATGGACTCATGGGACTATACAAGACGTGGAGGAGTCATGGAGAAACGCGGCATCATCGAAAACTCCGCTTTTGCAGAAGGAAGAAGAGCTCTTGGGAGAAGCCATATGCGCTGGATGGGCAGACCGTGTAGCCAGAAAGACTAAATCCACACAGTACCAAGCGTGTGCGGTTCAAGAAGAGCCTGTTTACTTGCACCGCTGGTCTTCTCTCATAAACTCTGCACCAGAGTTACTAGTCTACAGCGAGCTCCTACGAACCAACAAACCGTACATGCACGGAGCGACGCGGGTGAAGCCGGAGTGGCTGGTGAAACACGCAAAGTCTCTGTGTGTGTTCTCCACGCCGCTCAAGGACCCGAAACCGTATTACTCGAGGGAGCTGGACAGAGTTTTCTGCTGGGTGGTTCCTAGCTTCGGTCCTCATCTTTGGGAGCTTCCGGCTCACAGCGAGGCAATAAGTGATGATATGTACAGAGCAGCAGTTTTTGGATATGCGTTGCTTCGAGGAGAGGTGCTGCCTTGTTTGAAAAGCGCTAGGGCGTTGATGGCTGGAAAGCCTGAAACGCTGTTGGAAAGAGAAGGTTGGGGTTTAGAGAGAGTTGGGAGTTTGTTGAAAGCGTTGAATgagaagaagattgatagtTTGGGGAGTTTGAGAAAGAGATGGGAACAGAATCCGAATGTGCTGTACCCTGAGATTGAAGCTTGGTTTCAGAAGAAGTGTCGTCATCATGTTAAAGAGCTTTGGCAGAGAATGCTGCAGGAGGCTAAGGTGAACGTTCCTGGGAAGTTGAAGAGGTCGTCAGTCATCCCTATTGAACGTTCTGATGAAAAGTTGAAGAGGCCAAGGGCTAAAGTCTGTTTTGAATAA
- the LOC103854246 gene encoding ATP-dependent RNA helicase DEAH13 isoform X1, with protein MKGEDSNLDIMPPRKKKNTGPNKMSDKLNLKKTTLSKSQKRKLKKIEEEKERELLSAKTAELLDKYKISEDVSLLLQSSKAIGRSDTKLEKRRRPMQLSKAGVLSDEPVKENDDSDSFMDDEPTTPENHLPTLQTDSEQLTHANEVMISAEEVHEEDETKVREEDETMFKNLQTTRRDDDDEEEGLQRMDESEDVTLKGPAFVVHVSRPAEVEETRKELPIIMMEQEIMEAINYHPTVIISGKTGCGKTTQVPQFLYEAGFGSKQVSSRSGVIGITQPRRVAVLATAKRVAHELGVRLGQEVGFQVRYDKKIGENSAIKFMTDGILVREIKDDLLLKRYSVIILDEAHERSLNTDILIGMLTRSIKMRQELYRDQQKHLQNGGTIASKDVIWPLKLILMSATLRVEDFVSGQRLFPKPPPVIEVPTRQYPVTIHFSKRTDEFNYMGEAYKKVMSIHKKLPQGGILVFVTGQREVENLCEKLRKSSKELVAQAARRDASEKEKKLEDDADGSFGGVDMKEIAEAFDDASNTQDYKFNSFGEDPYETGNGEHDDFDEENMYESDEESDWETIDDDGGLASSLEEDGKKVDALRAAFKALADKKGSESTETTTTSTEAEEEEEKKPFTPGKLRVLPLYAMLSPDAQLRVFAEVEEGERLVVVATNVAETSLTIPGIKYVVDTGRAKAKSYDIKTGMDAYEVDWISQASASQRAGRAGRTGPGHCYRLYSSTVFSNTFEESSPPEITRVPIDGVVLQLKSMNIPKVENFPFPTPPEPSSIKQSERCLKALEALDSDGRLTQLGNAMSNYPMSPRHSRMLLTVIQMLKEATNYSRANLVLAYAVAAAAALSLENPLIMQFGEEKQNEDHEDDKQRKKDRKDKIKAARDRFSNPSSDALTVAYVLHSYEVAEDGPGLFCETNGLNMKTMNEMSKLKADLLRLVFRSSETENLYKWTHGTIQDVEESWRNAASSKTPLLQKEEELLGEAICAGWADRVARKTKSTQYQACAVQEEPVYLHRWSSLINSAPELLVYSELLRTNKPYMHGATRVKPEWLVKHAKSLCVFSTPLKDPKPYYSRELDRVFCWVVPSFGPHLWELPAHSEAISDDMYRAAVFGYALLRGEVLPCLKSARALMAGKPETLLEREGWGLERVGSLLKALNEKKIDSLGSLRKRWEQNPNVLYPEIEAWFQKKCRHHVKELWQRMLQEAKVNVPGKLKRSSVIPIERSDEKLKRPRAKVCFE; from the exons ATGAAGGGAGAAGATTCCAATTTAGATATAATGCCtccaaggaagaagaagaacacaGGACCCAACAAG ATGAGTGATAAGCTCAATTTAAAGAAGACGACTTTGAGCAAATCTCAGAAACGTAAGCTGAAGAAAATTGAggaagagaaggagagagagctcCTCTCTGCCAAAACCGCAGAGTTGTTAGA CAAGTATAAAATATCTGAGGATGTGTCTTTGCTTTTACAATCTTCAAAAGCTATTGGAAGA TCTGATACGAAGCTGGAGAAACGTAGGAGACCAATGCAACTATCTAAAGCTGGTGTTTTGTCTGATGAACCTGTCAAGGAAAATGACGACTCTGATTCTTTTATGGACGATGAGCCTACCACACCTGAAAACCATCTCCCGACTCTTCAAACTGACTCTGAGCAACTTACTCATGCCAATGAAGTGATGATCTCTGCTGAAGAGGTccatgaagaagatgaaactaAGGTCCGTGAAGAAGATGAGACTATGTTTAAGAATCTACAGACAACTCGacgtgatgatgatgatgaggaggaaGGCTTACAAAGAATG GATGAGAGTGAAGATGTAACTCTAAAAGGACCTGCGTTTGTAGTTCATGTTTCAAGACCAGCTGAAGTTGAAGAGACCAGGAAGGAACTTCCTATAATAATGATGGAGCAGGAGATCATGGAGGCTATTAATTATCACCCCACCGTTATTATTTCTGGAAAGACCGGTTGTGGTAAAACCACTCAAGTTCCTCAG TTCCTCTATGAAGCTGGTTTTGGTTCAAAGCAAGTCAGTTCTCGGAGCGGGGTTATCGGTATTACACAGCCACGTCGTGTGGCTGTCCTCGCCACTGCCAAGAGGGTGGCTCATGAGCTTGGTGTTCGTCTCGGTCAAGAAGTTGGGTTTCAAGTTAGGTACGACAAAAAGATTGGCGAGAACTCAGCTATCAAGTTTATGACCGATGGGATTCTAGTCCGTGAAATTaag GACGATCTCTTACTGAAGCGTTACTCGGTGATCATTCTCGATGAAGCTCATGAAAGAAGCTTGAACACAGACATTCTAATTGGGATGCTCACTCGCTCCATCAAAATGCGACAGGAACTCTACAGGGATCAACAGAAGCATCTACAAAATGGAGGCACAATAGCATCAAAAGACGTTATCTGGCCGCTTAAACTTATATTGATGAGTGCAACTCTGCGAGTAGAAGATTTCGTATCGGGGCAAAGGTTGTTCCCGAAGCCACCTCCGGTAATAGAGGTTCCCACTCGACAGTACCCGGTGACTATACATTTCTCCAAGAGGACCGACGAGTTTAATTATATGGGTGAAGCTTATAAGAAAGTGATGTCGATTCACAAAAAGCTACCACAAGGAGGGATACTTGTGTTTGTGACGGGACAGAGAGAAGTTGAGAATCTGTGCGAGAAGTTGCGTAAGTCTTCAAAGGAGCTTGTTGCTCAAGCTGCTAGAAGAGATGCGtctgagaaggagaagaaactgGAAGATGATGCTGATGGTTCGTTTGGTGGTGTTGACATGAAGGAGATTGCTGAAGCATTTGATGATGCCTCCAACACTCAAGACTACAAGTTTAACTCGTTTGGAGAAGATCCTTATGAAACTGGTAATGGTGAACATGATGATTTTGATGAAGAAAACATGTATGAGTCTGATGAAGAAAGCGACTGGGAAACAATTGATGACGACGGCGGCCTTGCGAGTTCACTTGAAGAAGATGGGAAGAAGGTTGATGCTCTTCGTGCAGCGTTTAAAGCTTTGGCGGACAAAAAAGGATCTGAATCTACTGAGACAACAACAACGTCCACTGAagcagaggaggaggaggagaagaaaccATTTACTCCAGGGAAGCTACGTGTTCTTCCACTATATGCGATGCTCTCTCCAGATGCACAGCTCCGAGTGTTTGCGGAAGTTGAGGAAGGAGAAAGACTTGTGGTTGTGGCAACTAACGTAGCGGAGACTTCTCTAACCATTCCGGGGATAAAGTATGTGGTTGATACTGGCCGTGCCAAGGCCAAGAGCTACGATATCAAGACTGGTATGGATGCATATGAGGTTGATTGGATTAGTCAAGCTTCGGCTAGTCAACGAGCTGGAAGAGCTGGACGAACCGGACCTGGCCACTGTTACCGTCTCTACTCATCTACTGTTTTTAGCAACACGTTTGAGGAATCATCCCCTCCTGAAATCACCAGAGTTCCTATCGATGGAGTCGTTCTTCAATTGAAGTCTATGAACATTCCAAAG GTTGAGAACTTTCCGTTTCCGACACCGCCTGAGCCATCATCTATAAAACAGTCAGAAAGATGCTTAAAGGCTTTAGAGGCTCTGGACAGCGACGGGAGGCTAACACAGCTAGGGAATGCTATGTCTAACTATCCCATGAGTCCGCGTCACTCGAGAATGCTTCTCACAGTCATCCAAATGCTGAAAGAGGCAACTAACTACTCCCGGGCGAATCTCGTCCTTGCGTACGCGGTTGCAGCAGCAGCAGCGTTGAGTTTAGAGAACCCATTGATAATGCAGTTtggagaagagaaacaaaacgAGGATCATGAAGATGATAAGCAACGGAAAAAGGATCGAAAAGATAAAATCAAAGCTGCTCGCGACAGATTCTCCAACCCGAGCAGCGACGCTTTGACCGTAGCTTACGTGTTGCATTCCTATGAGGTCGCGGAGGATGGCCCGGGCCTCTTCTGCGAGACCAACGGCTTGAATATGAAGACTATGAACGAGATGTCTAAGCTCAAAGCTGATCTTCTGCGACTTGTTTTCAGATCCTCCGAAACTGAGAACCTTTACAAATGGACTCATGGGACTATACAAGACGTGGAGGAGTCATGGAGAAACGCGGCATCATCGAAAACTCCGCTTTTGCAGAAGGAAGAAGAGCTCTTGGGAGAAGCCATATGCGCTGGATGGGCAGACCGTGTAGCCAGAAAGACTAAATCCACACAGTACCAAGCGTGTGCGGTTCAAGAAGAGCCTGTTTACTTGCACCGCTGGTCTTCTCTCATAAACTCTGCACCAGAGTTACTAGTCTACAGCGAGCTCCTACGAACCAACAAACCGTACATGCACGGAGCGACGCGGGTGAAGCCGGAGTGGCTGGTGAAACACGCAAAGTCTCTGTGTGTGTTCTCCACGCCGCTCAAGGACCCGAAACCGTATTACTCGAGGGAGCTGGACAGAGTTTTCTGCTGGGTGGTTCCTAGCTTCGGTCCTCATCTTTGGGAGCTTCCGGCTCACAGCGAGGCAATAAGTGATGATATGTACAGAGCAGCAGTTTTTGGATATGCGTTGCTTCGAGGAGAGGTGCTGCCTTGTTTGAAAAGCGCTAGGGCGTTGATGGCTGGAAAGCCTGAAACGCTGTTGGAAAGAGAAGGTTGGGGTTTAGAGAGAGTTGGGAGTTTGTTGAAAGCGTTGAATgagaagaagattgatagtTTGGGGAGTTTGAGAAAGAGATGGGAACAGAATCCGAATGTGCTGTACCCTGAGATTGAAGCTTGGTTTCAGAAGAAGTGTCGTCATCATGTTAAAGAGCTTTGGCAGAGAATGCTGCAGGAGGCTAAGGTGAACGTTCCTGGGAAGTTGAAGAGGTCGTCAGTCATCCCTATTGAACGTTCTGATGAAAAGTTGAAGAGGCCAAGGGCTAAAGTCTGTTTTGAATAA